One genomic window of Pecten maximus chromosome 3, xPecMax1.1, whole genome shotgun sequence includes the following:
- the LOC117322699 gene encoding mucin-2-like: protein MHATIIKHRTHHQDQRSSHSSPSPILVNLTTRIINSRQPHHQYHQPSSTSPLGSQTLSTSLPGSPPVSPTLVNLTTRITNPRQPHHQYHQPSSTSPPESRTLVNLTTRITNPRQPQRQYHQPSSTSPPGSTFITLITITNPRQPHHQYHQPSSTSPPGSPTLVNLTTRITNPRQPHHQDHEPSSTSPPESPTLVNLTSRITNPRQPHHQYHQLSSTSPPGSPTLVNLTTRITNPRHPHHQDQRSSHSSPSPTLVNPTTSITNPRQPHHQYHQPSPTSPPGSPTLVNPTTSITNPRQPHHQYHQLSSTSPPVSPTLVNLTTRITNPRQPHHQDHQPSSTSPPVSPTLVNLTTSITNSRQPHLQDHQPSSTSPPGSPTLVNLTTRITNRCHPHHQDQRSSHSSPSPTLVNPTTSITNPRQPHHQYHQLSSTSPPGSPTLVNLNTRITNPRQPHHQYHQPSSTSPPVSQTLVNLTTNITNSRQPHHQDHQPSSTSPPESPTLVNLTTRITNPRKYHHKYHEPSSTSPPGSQTLSTSLPGSPPVSPTLVNLTTRINVHHNHHHHQPSSTSPPGSPTLANLSTRITNPRHPHHQVNVPYLL from the coding sequence ATGCACGCCACCATTATAAAACATCGCACTCACCACCAGGATCAACGTTCATCACACTCATCACCATCACCAATCCTCGTCAACCTCACCACCAGGATCATCAACTCTCGTCAACCACACCACCAGTATCACCAACCCTCGTCAACCTCACCACTAGGATCACAAACCCTCTCAACCTCACTACCAGGATCACCACCAGTATCACCAACCCTCGTCAACCTCACCACCAGGATCACCAACCCTCGTCAACCTCACCATCAGTATCACCAACCCTCGTCAACCTCACCACCAGAATCACGAACCCTCGTCAACCTCACCACCAGGATCACGAACCCTCGTCAACCTCAACGCCAGTATCACCAACCCTCGTCAACCTCACCACCAGGATCAACGTTCATCACACTCATCACCATCACCAACCCTCGTCAACCCCACCACCAGTATCACCAACCCTCGTCAACCTCACCACCAGGATCACCAACCCTCGTCAACCTCACCACCAGAATCACCAACCCTCGTCAACCTCACCACCAGGATCACGAACCCTCGTCAACCTCACCACCAGAATCACCAACCCTCGTCAACCTCACCTCCAGGATCACCAACCCTCGTCAACCTCACCACCAGTATCACCAACTCTCGTCAACCTCACCACCAGGATCACCAACCCTCGTCAACCTCACCACCAGGATCACCAACCCTCGTCATCCTCACCACCAGGATCAACGTTCATCACACTCATCACCATCACCAACCCTCGTCAACCCCACCACCAGTATCACCAACCCTCGTCAACCCCACCACCAGTATCACCAACCCTCGCCAACCTCACCACCAGGATCACCAACCCTCGTCAACCCCACCACCAGTATCACCAACCCTCGTCAACCTCACCACCAGTATCACCAACTCTCGTCAACCTCACCACCAGTATCACCAACTCTCGTCAACCTCACCACCAGGATCACCAACCCTCGTCAACCTCACCACCAGGATCACCAACCCTCGTCAACCTCACCACCAGTATCACCAACTCTCGTCAACCTCACCACCAGTATCACCAACTCTCGTCAACCTCACCTCCAGGATCACCAACCCTCGTCAACCTCACCACCAGGATCACCAACCCTCGTCAACCTCACCACCAGGATCACCAACCGTTGTCATCCTCACCACCAGGATCAACGTTCATCACACTCATCACCATCACCAACCCTCGTCAACCCCACCACCAGTATCACCAACCCTCGTCAACCTCACCACCAGTATCACCAACTCTCGTCAACCTCACCACCAGGATCACCAACCCTCGTCAACCTCAACACCAGGATCACCAACCCTCGTCAACCCCACCACCAGTATCACCAACCCTCGTCAACCTCACCACCAGTATCACAAACTCTCGTCAACCTCACCACCAATATCACCAACTCTCGTCAACCTCACCACCAGGATCACCAACCCTCGTCAACCTCACCACCAGAATCACCAACCCTCGTCAACCTCACCACCAGGATCACCAACCCTCGTAAATATCATCACAAATATCACGAACCCTCGTCAACATCACCACCAGGATCACAAACCCTCTCAACCTCACTACCAGGATCACCACCAGTATCACCAACCCTCGTCAACCTCACCACCAGGATCAACGTCCACCACAATCATCACCATCACCAACCCTCGTCAACCTCACCACCAGGATCACCAACCCTCGCCAACCTCTCCACCAGAATCACCAACCCTCGTCATCCTCACCACCAGGTCAATGTTCCATATTTACTTTAA